Sequence from the Ochrobactrum vermis genome:
GTACCGGTGAGAAGACCACGGCGAGAATGACTGCCCAAAGAACTGCCGAATAATAAGGCAGCAGCAGCCACGCAAAAGCGATGGTGACCAATGCCAGTAGAATATAGAAGCTCGCGCGCTGGACGGACATAATTACCTGCTGCAGATTTCCGGGGCCAGGAAACCCTGCCCGGAAAACCATCCCACTTCAATAGAGAAGCATAATCCCGGCGGGTTATGCTGCTTTCAGAGGCATCAGCTTTTCATTGGGAAGAGAACGGGCAAGCGTGCTCAGAAGATCGCTCTGTGACACCAGACCGATGATGCGACACATTTCATCGATGACCACGACAGCGTGTGCCAATCCATCGGTCAGGCTGGGTAAAAGGCTCATTACCGGATCGGCCTGCGAAGCGGTTGGAGCCTCCACGATATAATTTCTGAAATCATCGCCCGGATGCATCAACTCGCGCAAACCGATCACGCCCTTCAGGCGACCGTCAGCCGAGTGTACCGGCAAGGTCATGAGATTGTGTCGCAAGATCAGGTCTCGTGCCTGGCTGGCGGTTGCCTCCTCATCGATACTGATGACATCGCGAGACATAATGTCGGCGCATGTCAGGTCGCCATGCGAGCGAATGGACACTTCCAGTTCCACTTGCCGCAGCAAACGTCCAAGATCGTTGCGATCGATATCGAAGCTTTCATCCAGCGCAAGCAACGCACGGTCGATGTCTTCCTCACGGATACCCATGCGGACCGAAGGCGGCAGATCGACTGTGCTGTGTTTGTTTACCGGCACGGCGGCAGCCACATGCGGGTATTTCCTGCGTGACAATTTGTGAAACAGGATACCCACCCCAACGAGAAGGCA
This genomic interval carries:
- a CDS encoding HPP family protein, whose product is MTQRNPEQHQSLALRLFKPVLAGATLRERSIACLGALMGIALTGFISSLLLGNGPHLPLIVAPIGASAVLLFAVPTSPLAQPWSIIGGNTISAFVGLAVTQFVDDPALAIGLCVALAIAAMSVTRSLHPPGGAAALTAVLGGSAVAKWGFLFPLIPVALNSCLLVGVGILFHKLSRRKYPHVAAAVPVNKHSTVDLPPSVRMGIREEDIDRALLALDESFDIDRNDLGRLLRQVELEVSIRSHGDLTCADIMSRDVISIDEEATASQARDLILRHNLMTLPVHSADGRLKGVIGLRELMHPGDDFRNYIVEAPTASQADPVMSLLPSLTDGLAHAVVVIDEMCRIIGLVSQSDLLSTLARSLPNEKLMPLKAA